A single region of the Salvelinus sp. IW2-2015 linkage group LG20, ASM291031v2, whole genome shotgun sequence genome encodes:
- the cdip1 gene encoding cell death-inducing p53-target protein 1: MSSDPPPPYPGGPSAPLIEEKNGQPAVPGSAAPVTTGPPQGPSLPPDYGPPPYEATLQPGFLPPHVPGDGAMPIPHGGFYPPPGHFGPGQFGPGQFGPGPIQFGPVAGQTAHTVLAPPGTATTVTVLQGEIFQTAPVQTVCHHCQQPIITRINHSVGLMNAVFCLFCFFVGCDLGCCLIPCLIDDLKDVIHTCPYCKGYIYTYKRIC, translated from the exons ATGTCCAGCGACCCACCTCCTCCCTACCCCGGAGGTCCCAGCGCCCCTCTTATCGAGGAGAAGAATGGACAGCCAGCCGTTCCGG GCTCGGCGGCCCCTGTAACGACGGGTCCTCCTCAGGGGCCCTCCCTGCCTCCAGACTATGGCCCTCCACCCTACGAGGCCACGCTACAGCCAGGCTTCTTGCCGCCACACGTCCCAGGAGATGGGGCCATGCCCATACCACATG GTGGCTTCTACCCTCCGCCAGGTCACTTTGGCCCGGGGCAGTTTGGCCCGGGGCAGTTTGGTCCGGGGCCCATTCAATTTGGGCCTGTGGCAGGTCAGACGGCTCACACGGTGCTGGCACCCCCTGGGACAGCTACCACAGTGACCGTGCTACAGGGGGAGATATTCCAGACAGCACCCGTACAGACTGTGTGTCACCACTGCCAGCAGCCCATCATCACCCGCATCAACCACAGCGTGGGCCTCATGAACGCTGTCTTCTGCCTCTTCTGCTTCTTTGTTGG GTGTGATCTGGGCTGCTGCTTGATTCCCTGTCTGATTGATGATCTCAAGGATGTGATACACACCTGCCCCTACTGCAAGGGCTACATCTACACATACAAGCGTATCTGCTAA
- the polr3k gene encoding DNA-directed RNA polymerase III subunit RPC10, translated as MLLFCPTCGNVLIVEEGQKCYRFACNTCPYVHNITRKVNNRKYPKLKEVDDVLGGAAAWENVDSTPEKCPKCEHPRAFFMQIQTRSADEPMTTFYKCCNYECGHRWRD; from the exons ATGCTtctgttttgtccaacatgtgGGAATGTGTTGATTGTAGAGGAAGGACAGAAGTGCTATCGATTCGCCTGCAACACATGTCCGTACGTGCATAACATTACTAGGAAG GTAAACAACAGGAAGTATCCCAAACTGAAAGAGGTTGATGATGTGCTTGGTGGAGCTGCAGCCTGGGAAAATGTGGATTCCACGCCAG AAAAATGTCCCAAGTGTGAGCACCCCCGAGCATTCTTCATGCAGATTCAGACAAGATCTGCAGATGAACCGATGACAACGTTCTACAAATGCTGCAATTATGAGTGTGGACATCGCTGGAGAGACTAA
- the snrnp25 gene encoding LOW QUALITY PROTEIN: U11/U12 small nuclear ribonucleoprotein 25 kDa protein (The sequence of the model RefSeq protein was modified relative to this genomic sequence to represent the inferred CDS: deleted 1 base in 1 codon), translating into MMGEETKSLHLDEGLSVKEEELGQAEGKMNQVEDEQPEDVEEEDEEEDEEALPHSEFLDIFEEGLARLVQDPLLCDLPIQVTLEEVNSQVALEYGQAMTVRVCKADGEVMPIVVVQNAMVLDLKKAIQRFMELKQQREGGVKHVSWRYVWRTFHLVFREKLDDDKMKLKDYGIRNRDEVTFMKRLRKK; encoded by the exons ATGATGGGGGAGGAGACCAAGTCCCTTCATCTGGATGAGGGACTGTCTGTAAAGGAAGAGGAGTTRGGACAggcagagggaaagatgaaccaaGTGGAGGATGAACAACCAGAGGATGttgaagaggaagatgaggaggaggatgaagaagcATTGCCACACTCTGAATTCCTGGACATCTTTGAAGAAGGACTSGCTCGCCTTGTACAGGACCCTCTACTCTGTGACCTTCCCATTCAG GTGACTCTGGAAGAGGTGAATTCCCAGGTTGCCCTGGAGTATGGCCAAGCCATGACTGTCCGTGTATGCAAAGCGGATGGCGAAGTAATGC CCATAGTGGTGGTGCAGAATGCTATGGTGCTGGATTTGAAG AAAGCCATCCAGAGGTTCATGGAGCTGAAACAGCAACGGGAGGGTGGGGTAAAGCACGTCAGCTg GAGGTACGTATGGAGAACCTTTCATCTCGTATTTCGAGAGAAGCTTGATGATGACAAAATGAAACTAAAGGA TTATGGGATCAGAAACAGAGATGAGGTGACATTCATGAAGAGACTGAGGAAGAAGTGA